Proteins found in one Haloferax litoreum genomic segment:
- a CDS encoding polyprenyl synthetase family protein yields the protein MEYLERRVTMVNDRLEEVVSAVEPSELADQLDHVALAGGKRVRPAVTILACEAVGGAPEDAVDFAVGVELVHNASLVIDDIIDRSDIRRGTPSAWSEYGYGPAIIASDGLLGEAFALLSSSDRATRIVAESMVELGEGEATELVAIPSNEEEYMELARRKTGALFRAAAELGAVAAGGDAQVVEAFGDYAERVGVAFQIRDDVLDATADAEELGKPTGQDAEMGRPSLVQVTELTPEDANQRARKQADDALSALESSGVGDSESLEYLRDLAQFVVVRES from the coding sequence ATGGAATACCTGGAGCGCCGGGTCACGATGGTAAACGACCGCCTCGAGGAGGTCGTCTCGGCGGTCGAACCGTCGGAACTCGCCGACCAACTCGACCACGTCGCTCTGGCGGGAGGTAAGCGCGTCCGCCCTGCTGTGACCATTCTCGCCTGTGAGGCCGTCGGGGGTGCCCCCGAAGACGCCGTCGACTTCGCGGTCGGCGTGGAACTCGTCCACAACGCGTCACTCGTCATCGACGACATCATCGACCGGTCCGACATCCGCCGCGGGACGCCGAGCGCGTGGTCCGAATACGGCTACGGCCCCGCCATCATCGCCTCGGACGGCCTGCTCGGAGAGGCGTTCGCCCTCCTCTCGTCGAGCGACCGAGCGACCCGCATCGTCGCCGAATCGATGGTCGAACTCGGAGAGGGCGAAGCGACCGAACTCGTCGCTATCCCGTCGAACGAAGAAGAGTACATGGAACTCGCCCGGCGAAAGACGGGCGCGTTGTTCCGCGCCGCCGCCGAACTGGGTGCTGTCGCCGCCGGTGGCGACGCACAGGTCGTCGAGGCCTTCGGTGACTACGCAGAACGCGTCGGTGTCGCCTTCCAGATTCGAGACGACGTACTCGACGCCACGGCAGACGCCGAAGAACTGGGGAAGCCGACCGGGCAGGACGCCGAGATGGGTCGCCCGTCGCTCGTACAGGTGACGGAACTCACGCCCGAGGACGCGAACCAGCGCGCTCGGAAACAGGCTGACGACGCGCTCAGCGCGCTCGAATCCTCCGGCGTCGGTGACTCGGAGTCGTTGGAGTACCTCCGCGACTTGGCGCAGTTCGTCGTCGTTCGCGAGAGCTAA
- a CDS encoding DUF373 family protein yields the protein MLLVLCVDLDDDLGRKTGLSTPVVGRQNVEDAAVALATADPEDSDVNVLFQGIRVHDQLLEEEDEEVEVAAVTGVDGSDVKANRAIGEEIDTVLASISTAESIHAIVISDGAQDESVLPVIRSRVPIDGVRRVVVRQAQNLESMYYTMKQVLADPETRGTILVPLGILLLIYPFVTIASLFDVPGAVVLGLISALLGLYTLFRGLGLETAVDEAANRARNVLYAGRVTIITYVAAAALLVVGGVRGIELLQTVTESVGGNPPAGLVLAALVHGAVEWFAAAGITSSLGQVTDEYLHDRFKWRYLNAPFYVAAIAIVLYALSGFFLPEGVVGVQKFYLTGLAVALTVGTLLGVLSTLTFAVAESRFPTTPDGEQPA from the coding sequence ATGCTCTTGGTCCTCTGTGTCGACCTCGACGACGACCTTGGCCGGAAGACGGGACTCTCGACCCCAGTCGTCGGCCGACAGAACGTCGAGGACGCGGCAGTGGCACTCGCTACCGCCGACCCAGAGGACTCTGACGTGAACGTCCTGTTTCAGGGAATCCGCGTCCACGACCAACTCCTCGAAGAAGAAGACGAAGAGGTCGAAGTCGCCGCCGTCACGGGCGTCGATGGAAGCGATGTGAAGGCGAATCGGGCCATCGGCGAGGAGATAGACACCGTCCTCGCCAGTATCTCGACCGCCGAGTCCATCCACGCCATCGTCATCTCCGACGGCGCACAGGACGAATCGGTCCTCCCGGTCATCCGTTCACGGGTTCCTATCGACGGCGTTCGCCGCGTCGTCGTCAGGCAGGCGCAGAACCTCGAATCGATGTACTACACGATGAAGCAGGTACTCGCCGACCCCGAGACGCGCGGGACGATTCTCGTCCCACTCGGTATCTTGCTCCTCATCTACCCCTTCGTCACCATCGCGAGTCTCTTCGACGTGCCCGGTGCCGTCGTCTTGGGGCTCATCTCGGCGCTGCTCGGCCTCTACACCCTGTTTCGCGGCCTCGGCCTCGAAACCGCCGTCGACGAAGCGGCGAATCGTGCCCGGAACGTCCTCTACGCAGGCCGTGTCACCATCATCACCTACGTCGCGGCCGCGGCACTCCTCGTCGTTGGTGGGGTTCGCGGTATCGAACTCCTCCAGACCGTCACAGAGAGTGTCGGTGGCAACCCACCCGCGGGACTCGTCCTCGCTGCACTCGTCCACGGTGCTGTCGAGTGGTTCGCCGCCGCCGGTATCACGAGCAGTCTCGGGCAAGTGACCGACGAGTACCTCCACGACCGGTTCAAATGGCGCTACCTCAACGCGCCGTTCTACGTGGCCGCTATCGCCATCGTCCTCTACGCACTCTCCGGGTTCTTCCTCCCGGAGGGCGTCGTCGGCGTCCAGAAGTTCTACCTCACCGGCCTCGCCGTCGCACTCACCGTCGGCACGCTCCTCGGTGTGCTGAGTACGCTCACGTTCGCAGTGGCCGAGTCCCGGTTCCCGACGACGCCCGACGGCGAGCAACCGGCCTGA
- a CDS encoding PAS domain S-box protein — translation MAPRDVREADAPIHVLLVDDESAFAAATAAVLGATEDIHVNTVRSPTKAVDCVFESTVDCVVSEYEFDETTGIDVLRTVREEHPNLPFILFTRHGSESIAGDATAAGATGYLPKDHSNATLDTLRNRIRDAVSDARHSAERDRMNSWYEAIVEQSLVGLYVVQDGRLRYANDYLLDRLDYDPDEALGRPVVEFVADEDRHLIEEGIAPRDHGSVDAMAHTVDVLSGDGRPISMEVSGRRVTVGGEEVIVGSATDVTARLASERELRRSERVTRQVISSLPDMVFLSEPDAFDIVYINDTFEEVWGRPRTALYENPLSFLELVHVDDRDRLEREIDGLFADIEAGVVEERYDFEFRFSPEGTETIRWAAARAVPLFAEDGTVSNVLGVMTDLTDRIRREQELAQQNARLEAFARVLSHDIRGPLAVAQGRLGLAREDGNLDHFEHVERAHRRIEEVIDDVRSMACDEQVAIDTSPVALADTAAVAWEMSRSGTENVRLEISDLPVVEADESRVKRLFENLFRNAVEHASTSNRPKPDDAVEHGPTGRQNLSDDAVGHGASTNGTGLVIRIGQLPSRRGFFVEDDGPGIPQSVRDDIFDTGVSSTDDGERGLGLGIVRQIVHTHGWLIRTAESDTGGARFEILFDTVGDSEGSA, via the coding sequence ATGGCTCCTCGGGACGTCCGTGAAGCAGACGCTCCCATTCACGTCCTTCTGGTCGACGACGAGAGTGCGTTCGCCGCAGCAACGGCGGCGGTACTCGGCGCAACCGAAGACATCCACGTGAACACCGTTCGTTCCCCGACGAAGGCGGTAGACTGCGTCTTCGAGTCGACGGTCGATTGCGTCGTCTCGGAGTACGAATTCGACGAGACCACAGGCATCGACGTGCTTCGGACGGTCCGCGAAGAACACCCGAACCTCCCGTTCATCCTGTTCACTCGCCACGGGTCTGAATCCATTGCGGGTGACGCCACCGCCGCCGGTGCGACCGGATATCTTCCGAAAGATCACTCGAACGCGACGCTCGACACGCTTCGTAACCGCATCCGAGATGCTGTCTCGGACGCACGCCACTCTGCGGAACGCGACAGAATGAACTCGTGGTACGAAGCCATCGTCGAACAATCACTCGTCGGACTGTACGTCGTCCAAGACGGCCGTCTGAGGTACGCGAACGACTACCTGCTCGACCGCCTCGACTACGACCCGGACGAGGCTCTCGGCCGCCCAGTCGTCGAGTTCGTTGCCGACGAGGACCGTCATCTAATCGAGGAAGGCATCGCCCCCAGAGACCACGGCAGTGTCGACGCCATGGCGCACACCGTCGACGTACTGTCTGGTGATGGTCGACCGATTTCGATGGAAGTCTCCGGTCGGCGTGTGACGGTCGGCGGTGAGGAGGTCATCGTCGGTTCGGCGACGGACGTCACTGCTCGCTTGGCCTCGGAACGCGAACTTAGACGGTCAGAACGCGTCACCAGACAGGTCATCTCGTCGCTGCCGGACATGGTCTTTCTCTCCGAACCCGACGCGTTCGACATCGTCTACATCAACGACACGTTCGAGGAGGTCTGGGGACGTCCACGCACAGCACTCTACGAGAACCCGTTGTCGTTTCTCGAACTCGTCCACGTCGACGACAGGGACCGACTCGAACGGGAGATAGACGGGTTGTTCGCCGATATCGAGGCGGGCGTCGTCGAAGAGCGATACGACTTCGAGTTTCGGTTCTCCCCCGAAGGAACTGAGACCATCCGGTGGGCCGCCGCACGGGCAGTCCCACTGTTCGCAGAAGACGGTACTGTCTCGAACGTGCTCGGCGTGATGACCGACCTCACGGACCGAATCAGACGCGAGCAGGAACTCGCACAACAGAACGCTCGCCTCGAAGCGTTCGCTCGTGTCCTGTCGCACGACATTCGTGGCCCACTGGCGGTGGCACAGGGGAGACTCGGCCTCGCCCGCGAAGACGGGAACCTGGACCACTTCGAGCACGTCGAACGTGCCCACCGCAGAATCGAAGAGGTAATCGATGACGTTCGTTCGATGGCGTGCGACGAACAGGTCGCCATCGACACGTCTCCCGTCGCGTTAGCCGACACTGCAGCGGTTGCATGGGAGATGAGTCGGTCGGGCACTGAAAACGTCAGGCTCGAAATCAGCGACCTGCCGGTCGTCGAAGCAGACGAGAGTCGGGTGAAACGCCTCTTCGAGAACCTCTTTCGCAACGCAGTGGAACACGCTTCCACGAGCAATCGGCCGAAGCCCGATGACGCTGTCGAGCATGGCCCAACAGGCCGTCAGAATCTTTCCGACGACGCTGTGGGACACGGTGCGTCGACCAACGGCACAGGACTCGTGATTCGCATCGGTCAACTGCCGTCGCGACGCGGATTCTTCGTCGAAGACGACGGCCCCGGTATCCCCCAGTCGGTTCGTGACGATATCTTCGACACGGGCGTGAGTTCCACAGACGACGGAGAGCGTGGACTCGGACTCGGTATCGTCCGGCAAATCGTCCACACGCACGGGTGGCTTATCCGAACCGCCGAGAGCGACACCGGCGGTGCACGGTTCGAGATACTCTTCGATACCGTCGGTGACTCCGAGGGTTCGGCGTGA
- a CDS encoding radical SAM protein: MISKGCEQCAMGGKMVLFVYGYCDQRDCFYCPLGENRKNVTDVYANERLVESDEDVIEEATRMDALGSSITGGEPQEALDKTCHYISLLKDEFGEDHHIHLYTGITGGRENMRRLAEAGLDEIRFHPPLELWGDMHGTEWEDILYIAREEGLTPAFEIPGIRAEPEFLEFLDEGAAEFCNINEFEMSDGNYRRMQQKGYELQEGHMSAVDGSKQAILDEMGDHERVYFCTSVFKDAAQHRNRLKRMAQNLSRPFDEVTDDGTLVYGKTYTPAERFIELGVPDEFYTIKSNHVEVAWWLLEEMIEDGDVDDGEIVEQYPTYDGTVVERTPLA; encoded by the coding sequence ATGATCTCGAAGGGTTGCGAACAGTGCGCCATGGGCGGAAAGATGGTGCTGTTCGTCTACGGGTACTGCGACCAGCGTGATTGTTTCTACTGCCCACTCGGCGAGAACCGCAAGAACGTGACCGACGTGTACGCGAACGAGCGACTCGTCGAGTCCGACGAGGACGTCATCGAGGAAGCAACGCGGATGGACGCCCTCGGGTCGTCCATCACCGGCGGCGAACCCCAAGAGGCGCTCGACAAGACCTGTCACTACATCTCGCTTCTCAAAGACGAGTTCGGCGAGGACCACCACATCCACCTCTATACGGGTATCACGGGCGGGCGCGAGAACATGCGCCGCCTCGCCGAAGCGGGCCTCGACGAGATTCGCTTCCACCCGCCGCTCGAACTGTGGGGCGACATGCACGGCACCGAGTGGGAAGACATCCTCTACATCGCCCGCGAAGAGGGTCTCACGCCGGCGTTCGAGATTCCGGGCATCCGTGCCGAACCGGAGTTCCTCGAATTCCTCGACGAGGGTGCCGCGGAGTTCTGCAACATCAACGAGTTCGAGATGTCCGACGGGAACTACCGCCGGATGCAACAGAAGGGCTACGAACTCCAAGAAGGCCACATGTCGGCCGTCGACGGCTCGAAGCAGGCTATCCTCGACGAGATGGGCGACCACGAGCGGGTCTACTTCTGTACGTCTGTCTTCAAAGACGCCGCCCAGCACCGCAACCGCCTGAAGCGGATGGCACAGAACCTGAGCCGACCGTTCGACGAGGTGACCGACGACGGGACACTCGTCTACGGAAAGACCTACACCCCGGCCGAACGCTTCATCGAACTCGGCGTCCCCGACGAGTTCTACACCATCAAGTCGAACCACGTCGAAGTCGCGTGGTGGTTGCTCGAAGAGATGATAGAAGACGGTGACGTCGACGACGGCGAAATCGTCGAGCAGTACCCGACGTACGACGGAACAGTGGTCGAACGAACGCCACTGGCGTAG
- a CDS encoding DUF7534 family protein, protein MLESSFARFVTTVLGVLFFAQLIDGLFIPPDPFSQLLFIGPVMIVTLPVAYYLSYRGGYERLATRVVW, encoded by the coding sequence ATGCTTGAATCGTCATTTGCTCGTTTTGTGACGACCGTTCTGGGTGTCCTTTTCTTTGCACAATTGATAGACGGACTGTTCATCCCGCCTGACCCGTTCTCGCAGTTGCTCTTCATCGGCCCAGTGATGATTGTGACTCTTCCGGTTGCGTACTACCTGAGTTACCGAGGCGGGTACGAGCGACTGGCAACACGTGTGGTTTGGTGA
- a CDS encoding TRAM domain-containing protein, whose product MSDCPLADECPSFSERIAGMGCQYYGDRGGAEWCDHYERPIYELKQQPVKPGEEVVVTVEDIHESGAGVGRTEDGFIVFVDGLLPEARAIVRIDQVKGSHARAKKIVERLPLDPDADEAEGETSEESPADPTESKKRSKPKRPEALGSRDNFWGE is encoded by the coding sequence ATGTCGGACTGTCCACTCGCGGACGAGTGCCCCAGTTTCTCGGAACGAATCGCCGGGATGGGGTGCCAATACTACGGCGACCGTGGCGGTGCAGAGTGGTGTGACCACTACGAGCGGCCCATCTACGAACTGAAGCAACAACCCGTCAAACCGGGCGAGGAAGTCGTCGTCACCGTGGAGGACATCCACGAGAGCGGTGCTGGTGTCGGGCGAACCGAAGACGGGTTCATCGTCTTCGTCGACGGCCTGCTGCCGGAGGCGCGGGCAATCGTCCGAATCGACCAGGTCAAAGGAAGTCACGCTCGCGCGAAGAAAATCGTCGAGAGGCTTCCGCTCGACCCCGACGCGGACGAAGCGGAGGGCGAGACCAGCGAGGAAAGCCCCGCTGATCCAACAGAGTCGAAGAAGCGCTCGAAACCCAAGCGACCCGAAGCACTTGGGAGCAGAGACAACTTCTGGGGCGAGTAG
- a CDS encoding Tfx family DNA-binding protein produces the protein MSDAGHDDETVPDVDELLDAAGFDPERSVLTRRQAEVLALREQGVRQSTIADHLGTSRANVSSVEASARANVEKAHETVTFVDALTAPVRIEVPAGSDLYDVPKQVYDACDEAGVKVNQTAPDLMKIVSDAAGEAVKGREIKEPLFVGVTSDGRVRVRRHADGV, from the coding sequence ATGAGCGACGCTGGACACGACGACGAGACGGTCCCCGACGTAGACGAACTGCTCGACGCGGCAGGGTTCGACCCCGAGCGGAGCGTTCTCACCCGCCGTCAGGCCGAAGTCCTCGCACTCCGCGAGCAGGGAGTGCGCCAGTCGACCATCGCCGACCACCTCGGAACCTCGCGTGCGAACGTCTCCAGCGTCGAAGCGAGCGCCCGCGCCAACGTCGAGAAGGCCCACGAGACGGTTACGTTCGTGGACGCACTCACCGCCCCCGTCCGCATCGAAGTGCCCGCCGGGAGCGACCTCTACGACGTTCCGAAGCAGGTCTACGACGCCTGCGACGAGGCAGGTGTCAAGGTCAACCAGACAGCCCCCGACCTGATGAAAATCGTCTCTGACGCCGCCGGTGAGGCCGTGAAAGGCCGGGAAATCAAAGAACCGCTCTTCGTCGGCGTCACGAGTGACGGACGGGTTCGTGTCCGTCGGCACGCAGACGGGGTCTGA
- a CDS encoding SDR family oxidoreductase: MDLGIDGDTAIVTASSAGLGRASAEALASEGANVVVCGRDSERLAETEAALRDLDGDVVGVETDITSKKEIDALVEAAVEEFGGVDHVVTSAGGVPPGGFTDLTEKEWYGAFDMLVMSAVWTIKSARPHLEASDAGTITCITSTTVREVIDDLILSNAVRRGVIGLVKSLSRELAPSVRVNAVLPGAHETSRIEELVEAAVERGDHDTYEEGLKSWSDGIPLGRVGDPRELGDVVAFLASDRASFVTGACVPVDGGRLRSA; the protein is encoded by the coding sequence ATGGACCTCGGAATCGACGGTGACACGGCGATTGTGACGGCGAGTTCGGCCGGTCTCGGGCGCGCGAGTGCCGAAGCACTCGCGTCCGAAGGGGCGAACGTCGTCGTCTGCGGACGCGACTCGGAGCGTCTCGCGGAGACCGAAGCAGCACTGCGTGACCTCGACGGCGACGTGGTGGGCGTCGAGACAGACATCACGAGTAAGAAAGAGATAGACGCACTCGTGGAGGCGGCCGTCGAGGAATTCGGCGGCGTCGACCACGTCGTTACGTCTGCCGGCGGTGTCCCACCGGGCGGATTCACCGATTTGACCGAGAAAGAGTGGTACGGTGCGTTCGACATGCTCGTGATGAGTGCCGTCTGGACGATCAAGTCTGCCCGTCCGCACCTCGAAGCGAGCGACGCCGGCACTATCACCTGCATCACCTCGACGACTGTCAGAGAAGTCATCGACGACCTCATCCTCTCGAACGCGGTTCGACGCGGTGTCATCGGCCTCGTAAAGTCGCTCTCGCGGGAACTCGCGCCCAGTGTCCGCGTGAACGCGGTCCTCCCCGGCGCACACGAGACGAGTCGCATCGAGGAACTGGTCGAAGCGGCCGTCGAACGCGGCGACCACGACACCTACGAAGAAGGCCTCAAGTCGTGGTCCGACGGGATTCCACTGGGCCGCGTCGGCGACCCACGTGAACTCGGTGACGTGGTCGCATTCCTCGCCAGCGACCGGGCGAGTTTCGTCACCGGTGCGTGCGTGCCAGTCGACGGCGGGCGACTCCGAAGCGCCTGA
- a CDS encoding mannose-1-phosphate guanylyltransferase: MDRPIVALVLAGGTGTRLFPASRSTRPKQFLSLDGDQSLLSETVARADFADHVVVSTRPAFADQITDHAPDADVVVEPAAKDTGPALVYATHRIADLYDNPVVVVLPSDHHVGEGFSESMARGARVAADTDSLVAFGVDPTRPDTGYGYIEPGTDRGDYRDLVAFHEKPDAETATTYVEDGYLWNAGMFAWTPDALFSAARASSLEPLVDALDDGDADAGFEAVEAVSIDYAVMERATDAAVVPVHFEWDDLGSWDALARILTADEDGNVALGDDPTFVDAADNVVATDGANVSLVGVSDLAVVSWDDTVLVVPKAEAQRVREVVAQLKEAGRF; this comes from the coding sequence ATGGACCGCCCAATCGTCGCCCTCGTCCTCGCCGGTGGAACCGGCACGCGCCTCTTTCCCGCGAGCAGAAGCACCCGACCCAAGCAGTTCCTCTCGCTCGACGGCGACCAATCGCTTCTCTCCGAGACTGTCGCCCGCGCCGACTTCGCCGACCACGTCGTCGTCTCGACGCGCCCGGCCTTCGCGGACCAGATAACCGACCACGCACCTGACGCCGACGTCGTCGTCGAACCCGCGGCGAAAGACACCGGCCCGGCACTCGTCTACGCGACCCACCGAATCGCAGACCTGTACGACAACCCGGTCGTGGTCGTCCTCCCGAGCGACCACCACGTCGGTGAGGGGTTCTCCGAGTCGATGGCCCGCGGTGCCCGCGTCGCCGCCGATACAGACTCCCTCGTCGCGTTCGGCGTCGACCCGACGCGCCCGGATACTGGCTACGGATACATCGAACCCGGCACGGACCGCGGGGACTATCGTGACCTCGTCGCCTTCCACGAGAAACCGGATGCAGAGACGGCCACAACGTACGTCGAAGACGGCTACCTCTGGAATGCCGGCATGTTCGCGTGGACGCCTGACGCCCTCTTTTCGGCCGCGCGTGCCTCGTCCCTCGAACCGTTAGTCGATGCGCTCGACGACGGCGACGCTGACGCCGGATTCGAGGCCGTCGAGGCGGTCAGCATCGACTACGCAGTGATGGAACGCGCCACCGACGCGGCGGTCGTTCCGGTCCACTTCGAGTGGGACGACTTGGGGTCGTGGGACGCACTCGCTCGCATTCTCACCGCCGACGAAGACGGAAACGTCGCACTCGGAGACGACCCGACGTTCGTCGACGCCGCCGACAACGTCGTCGCCACCGACGGCGCGAACGTCTCACTCGTCGGCGTCTCGGACCTCGCGGTGGTCTCGTGGGACGACACCGTCCTCGTCGTTCCGAAAGCCGAGGCACAGCGTGTCCGCGAGGTCGTCGCGCAGCTGAAAGAAGCAGGCCGATTCTAA
- a CDS encoding DUF7091 family protein yields the protein MDDRLESIIRSAARTAGKRYEEVKRAYREGHSSSDAFESLPHDAEGRAKIVCRRHVERRAVAIDAKGRPACFDPDHPDCQGCVEDIREGIVETW from the coding sequence ATGGACGACCGCCTCGAGAGCATCATCCGAAGCGCTGCCCGAACTGCTGGCAAGCGTTACGAGGAGGTCAAACGCGCCTACCGTGAGGGCCACTCGTCGTCCGACGCGTTCGAGTCCCTTCCGCACGACGCAGAGGGACGGGCGAAAATCGTCTGCCGTCGGCATGTCGAACGACGCGCCGTCGCTATCGACGCCAAAGGCCGCCCCGCCTGTTTCGACCCCGACCACCCGGACTGTCAGGGGTGCGTCGAGGACATTCGCGAGGGCATCGTCGAGACGTGGTGA
- a CDS encoding replication factor A (Replication protein A protects and stabilize the intermediate ssDNA that is generated by the unwinding action of a DNA helicase at the replication fork. In addition, SSBs prevent the formation of secondary structures by single-stranded template DNA.), with the protein MTDLRTHAAEIAEQFSDHLDVSADEVEERLESLVSEYRVPVDEARRSVVNSYLDEAGIDRDELGGGAGGNEQTLLNDIDEDEQWVDVRAKVVDLWEPRSDTIAQVGLLGDESGRMKFVSFTTSELPELEEGTSYALGNVVTDEYQGNFSVKLNRTTSITELDEDIEVGDDSTSVEGALVDIQSGSGLIKRCPEEGCTRVLQNGRCSEHGNVEGEFDLRIKAVLDDGNEVHEVIFNREMTEELTGIELDEAKQMAMDALDTTIVEEEMRGDLVGYYYRVTGPTLGRYVLANEVERLRDPTDAEELLVKARSM; encoded by the coding sequence ATGACTGATTTGCGAACCCACGCAGCGGAGATAGCTGAACAGTTCTCGGACCACCTAGACGTGTCCGCAGACGAGGTCGAAGAACGACTCGAGAGCCTCGTCAGTGAGTATCGTGTCCCGGTCGACGAGGCTCGCCGGAGCGTCGTCAACAGTTACCTCGACGAAGCGGGTATCGACCGCGACGAACTCGGCGGCGGTGCCGGCGGCAACGAACAGACCCTGCTCAACGACATCGACGAAGACGAGCAGTGGGTCGACGTGCGCGCGAAGGTCGTCGACCTCTGGGAACCCCGGAGCGACACCATCGCACAGGTCGGCCTGCTCGGCGACGAATCCGGCCGGATGAAATTCGTCTCGTTCACCACGTCCGAACTCCCCGAACTCGAAGAGGGGACGTCGTACGCACTCGGGAACGTCGTCACCGACGAGTACCAGGGCAACTTCTCCGTGAAACTCAACCGCACGACGAGCATCACGGAACTCGACGAAGACATCGAAGTCGGCGACGACTCGACGAGCGTCGAGGGCGCACTCGTGGACATCCAGTCCGGGAGCGGCCTCATCAAACGCTGCCCCGAAGAAGGCTGTACGCGCGTCCTGCAGAACGGACGCTGTTCCGAACACGGCAACGTCGAAGGTGAATTCGACCTCCGCATCAAGGCCGTCCTCGACGACGGCAACGAGGTCCACGAAGTCATCTTCAACCGCGAGATGACCGAGGAACTGACCGGCATCGAGCTGGACGAAGCGAAGCAAATGGCCATGGACGCCCTCGACACCACCATCGTCGAAGAGGAGATGCGCGGCGACCTGGTCGGGTACTACTACCGCGTCACCGGCCCGACGCTCGGGCGGTACGTGCTCGCCAACGAAGTCGAGCGCCTGCGTGACCCGACGGATGCTGAAGAACTGCTCGTCAAAGCGAGGTCGATGTAA
- a CDS encoding RPA family protein: MSSNEIPTREVARRVFAEEFNDAGYTFKESEDERAPVYLLLPTGESANRIFLVGTLTEKEDVGEDNEYWRGRIVDPTGTFFVYAGQYQPEAASALRDLEAPAYVAVVGKPRTYETDDGNINVSVRPESITEVDAATRDRWVTETASRTLDRIDAFDDEGNEYALMARENYDLPVDTYKDAAIAALESLEQADELST, translated from the coding sequence ATGAGTTCCAACGAAATCCCCACCCGAGAGGTCGCCCGACGCGTCTTCGCAGAAGAGTTCAACGACGCCGGCTACACGTTCAAAGAGTCCGAAGACGAGCGCGCACCCGTCTACTTGCTGCTCCCGACGGGCGAGAGCGCAAACCGTATCTTCCTCGTCGGTACCCTCACCGAGAAAGAGGACGTCGGCGAAGACAACGAGTACTGGCGCGGCCGCATCGTCGACCCGACGGGGACGTTCTTCGTCTACGCCGGGCAGTATCAACCCGAGGCGGCGAGCGCACTGCGTGACCTCGAAGCGCCCGCGTACGTCGCCGTCGTCGGTAAACCGCGGACCTACGAGACGGACGACGGGAACATCAACGTCTCCGTCCGCCCCGAGTCCATCACCGAAGTCGACGCGGCGACGCGCGACCGCTGGGTGACCGAGACTGCGTCGCGGACGCTCGACCGAATCGACGCGTTCGACGACGAAGGCAACGAGTACGCGCTGATGGCGCGCGAGAACTACGACCTGCCGGTCGATACCTACAAAGACGCCGCCATCGCCGCGCTCGAAAGCCTCGAACAGGCCGACGAACTGAGCACGTAA
- a CDS encoding ribbon-helix-helix protein, CopG family, whose translation MGNKNKTISFRVNEDAFETLREIAEERDISLSAVFRDYVDTLVAHDGQVQVVPKHELEKLREGENDEESFPPTVEVPKSFIREHERLELEAEHLREQLEEHKGYVNYLREQLERDHDDVEEVIQLEDLDAPGEEHSFRLG comes from the coding sequence ATGGGCAACAAGAATAAGACCATCTCGTTCCGCGTCAACGAAGACGCGTTCGAGACACTTCGGGAGATTGCCGAAGAGCGGGACATCTCCCTGTCCGCCGTCTTCCGCGACTACGTGGACACGTTAGTTGCCCACGACGGTCAGGTGCAGGTCGTCCCGAAACACGAACTGGAGAAACTCCGCGAAGGAGAGAACGACGAAGAGTCGTTCCCGCCGACGGTCGAAGTGCCGAAGAGTTTCATCCGCGAACACGAGCGACTCGAACTGGAGGCCGAACACCTCCGCGAGCAACTCGAAGAACACAAGGGCTACGTGAACTACCTGCGCGAGCAACTCGAACGTGACCACGACGACGTCGAGGAGGTCATCCAACTGGAGGACCTCGACGCGCCGGGCGAAGAACACTCGTTTCGACTTGGATAG